The following are encoded in a window of Dryobates pubescens isolate bDryPub1 chromosome 34, bDryPub1.pri, whole genome shotgun sequence genomic DNA:
- the RNF214 gene encoding RING finger protein 214, with protein sequence MALEQAQADGPAAAPAPPRLCEPGPAAPPGSGSALSAPESPTEAAPGPGGEAEPAPGQAPAPAEPGPGGVDAGGSSGGEAEEPDPEAAPTKPSQNIAVQTDFKTADMDVNTDQDIEKNLDKMMSERALLKERYQEVLDKQRQVENQLQVQLKQLQQRREEEMKNHQEILKAIQDVTIKREETKKKMEKEKKEFLQKEQDLKAEIEKLCEKGRRLLKEQEEKENKIASLIAEQSDEKQLWEMELDKLKNQHNEINRNILEETERAWKAEILSLESRKELLVLKLEEAEKEAELHLTYLKSAPPTLETMRPKQEWEMRLNRIRMTKESVRDQFNDHIQMVRNGTKLSSLPQIPTPTLPPPPSETDFMLTAFQPSPSLTPRLPFPIGPVPVPMVMPSADPRALSFPLLNPALSRPAQPSPPLPASQGRSSPVLASLLAAPGPHMPPGGSLPPPPGLGGLAPEFQRPQPADKLEKLLEKLLARFPQCNKAQLTNILQQIKTARRTMAGLTMEELNQLVAAKLAEQQERAAAGAQPLGRIRAPMFSAPLPQISTPMFLPPAQVAYPAAASHTPAACKLCLMCQKLVQPGDLHPMACSHVLHKECIKFWAQTNTTDTCPFCPSLK encoded by the exons ATGgcgctggagcaggcccaggccgacggccccgccgccgcgccggccccgccgcgcctCTGcgagcccggccccgccgcgccgcccgGCAG TGGGAGCGCGCTTTCCGCCCCGGAGAGCCCCACCGAGGCGGCGCCCGGCCCCGGCGGAGAGGCGGAGCCCGCCCCCGGCCAGGCCCCGGCGCCGGCGGAGCCCGGGCCCGGCGGCGTGGACGCCGGGGGGTCGAGCGGCGGGGAGGCGGAGGAGCCCGACCCGGAGGCGGCCCCCACGAAGCCCTCGCAGAACATCGCGGTGCAG ACAGACTTCAAGACAGCTGACATGGATGTGAACACAGATCAGGACATTGAGAAGAACTTG GACAAAATGATGTCTGAGAGGGCTTTGCTGAAGGAGAGGTACCAGGAGGTGCTGGACAAACAGAGGCAAGTGGAGAACCAGCTGCAGGTGCAGCttaagcagctccagcagcggagggaagaggagatgaAGAACCACCAG GAGATCCTGAAGGCCATCCAGGACGTCACCATCAAGCGGGAGGAGACCAAGaagaagatggagaaggagaagaaggagttcctgcagaaggagcaggacCTGAAAGCAGAAATTGAGAAGCTGTGTGAGAAAGGCAGGAG gttgctgaaggagcaggaggagaaggagaacaaGATTGCCTCTCTGATTGCAGAGCAGTCCGACGAAAA gcagctgtgggagaTGGAGCTGGACAAGCTCAAGAACCAGCACAACGAAATCAACAGGAACATTCTGGAGGAGACAGAACGAGCCTGGAAGGCAGAG ATCCTGTCCCTGGAAAGCCgaaaggagctgctggtgctgaagctggaagaggcagagaaggaagcagagctgcacctCACCTACCTCAA gTCTGCACCACCCACGCTGGAGACCATGAGGCCAAAGCAGGAGTGGGAGATGAGGCTGAACAGGATACGAATGACCAAGGAGAGCGTCAGA GACCAGTTCAATGACCACATCCAGATGGTGAGGAACGGAACgaagctgagcagcctgccccagatCCCGACCCCgacgctgccgccgccgccctcgGAG ACAGATTTCATGCTGACAgcattccagcccagcccctccctcaCGCCGCGGCTGCCCTTCCCCATCGGCCCCGTGCCCGTGCCCATGGTGATGCCCAGCGCCGACCCCCGGGCgctctccttccccctgctgAACCCGGCGCTCTCGCGGCCCGCCCAGCCGTCGCCGCCGCTGCCGGCCTCGCAGGGCCGGAGCAGCCCGGTGCTGGCCTCGCTGCTGGCCGCGCCCGGCCCCCACATGCCCCCTGGCGGctccctgccgccgccgccggggctGGGCGGCCTGGCCCCCGAGTTCCAGCGGCCGCAGCCTGCCgacaagctggagaagctgctggagaagctgctggctcGGTTCCCGCAGTGCAACAA ggcccAGCTCACCAACATCCTGCAGCAGATCAAGACTGCCAGGAGGACCATGGCAGGGCTGACCATGGAGGAGCTGAACCAGCTGGTGGCAGccaagctggcagagcagcaggagcggGCAGCGGCCGGGGCGCAG cccctgggccgGATCCGGGCTCCCATGTTCTCGGCGCCGCTGCCGCAGATCAGCACCCCGATGTTCCTGCCCCCTGCACAGGTGGCctaccctgcagcagcctcacat ACCCCAGCTGCCTGTAAGCTGTGTCTGATGTGCCAGAAgcttgtgcagcctggggacctCCACCCCATGGCCTGCTCACATGTGCTGCACAAGGAG TGCATCAAATTCTGGGCACAGACCAACACGACCGACACCTGCCCCTTCTGTCCCAGCCTGaaatga
- the BACE1 gene encoding beta-secretase 1: MAAAGPWLLLWLWLAAALPARSAPPRIRLPLRGGAALPPPGPRARRSSAQPQPPGSFLEMIDNLRGKSGQGYYVEMTVGSPPQKLNILVDTGSSNFAVGAAPHPFLRRYYQRQLSSTYRDLRKGVYVPYTQGKWEGELGTDLVTIPHGPNVTVRANIAAITESDKFFINGSNWEGILGLAYAEIARPDDSLEPFFDSLVKQTRVPNIFSLQLCGAGFSPNETEALAAVGGSMIIGGIDHSLYLGDIWYTPIRKEWYYEVIIVKLEVNGQDLNMDCKEYNYDKSIVDSGTTNLRLPKKVFEAAVKSIKTASSTEKFPDGFWLGEQLVCWQVGTTPWHIFPVLSLYLMGEVTNQSFRITILPQQYLRPVEDVATSQDDCYKFAISQSSTGTVMGAVIMEGFYVVFDRARKRIGFAVSACHVHDEFRMAAVEGPYLHPNMEDCGYNIPQTDESTLMTIAYVMAAICALFMLPLCLMVFQWRCFRCLRRHHDDFADDISLLK, encoded by the exons ATGGCTGCCGCCGGgccgtggctgctgctgtggctgtggctggccGCGGCCCTGCCCGCCCGCTCGGCCCCGCCGCGCATCCGCCTGCCGCTGCGGGGCGGCGCGGCCCTGCCACCCCCGGGACCCCGCGCTCGCCGGTcgtctgcccagccccagccgccGGGGAGCTTCCTGGAGATGATCGACAACCTGCGCGGCAAGTCCGGGCAGGGCTACTACGTGGAGATGACGGTGGGCAGCCCCCCGCAGAAG CTGAACATCCTGGTGGACACAGGGAGCAGTAACTTCGCCGTGGGAGCTGCACCTCACCCCTTCCTCCGGAGATACTACCAGCGGCAGCT GTCCAGCACCTACCGAGACCTGCGGAAGGGAGTCTACGTGCCCTACACCCAGGGCAAgtgggagggggagctgggcaccGACCTGGTCACCATCCCCCACGGCCCCAACGTCACCGTCAGAGCCAACATCGCTGCCATCACCGAGTCCGACAAGTTCTTCATCAACGGCTCCAACTGGGAGGGCATCCTGGGGCTGGCCTACGCCGAGATCGCCAGG cccgaCGACAGCCTGGAGCCCTTCTTCGACTCGCTGGTGAAGCAGACTCGGGTGCCCAACatcttctccctgcagctctgcggCGCAGGCTTCTCGCCCAACGAGACGGAGGCCCTGGCGGCAGTGGGGGGCAGCATG ATCATCGGTGGCATCGACCACTCGCTGTACCTGGGGGACATCTGGTACACCCCCATCCGGAAGGAGTGGTACTATGAGGTCATCATTGTCAAGCTGGAGGTCAACGGCCAGGACCTCAACATGGACTGCAAGGAG TACAACTACGACAAGAGCATCGTGGACAGTGGCACCACCAacctcaggctgcccaagaaggTGTTTGAGGCTGCAGTGAAGTCCATCAAAACAGCTTCTTCG ACGGAGAAGTTCCCAGATGGCTtctggctgggggagcagctggtTTGCTGGCAGGTGGGCACCACCCCCTGGCACATCTTCCCCGTCCTGTCCCTCTACCTGATGGGGGAGGTCACCAACCAGTCCTTCCGCATCACCATCCTGCCCCAG CAATACCTGCGCCCCGTGGAGGACGTGGCCACCTCGCAGGACGACTGCTACAAGTTTGCCATCTCCCAGTCCTCCACGGGCACCGTCATGGGCGCCGTCATCATGGAGGGCTTCTACGTGGTGTTCGACCGCGCCCGCAAGCGCATCGGCTTCGCCGTCAGCGCCTGCCACG TGCACGACGAGTTCCGGATGGCGGCGGTGGAGGGGCCCTACCTGCACCCCAACATGGAGGACTGTGGCTACAACATCCCCCAGACAGATGAGTCCACGCTGATGACCATTGCCTACGTGATGGCTGCCATCTGTGCCCTCTTcatgctgcccctctgcctcatGGTGTTCCAGTGGCGCTGCTTCCGCTGCCTGCGCCGCCACCACGACGACTTCGCCGACgacatctccctgctgaagtGA